One window from the genome of Candidatus Eisenbacteria bacterium encodes:
- a CDS encoding T9SS type A sorting domain-containing protein, with protein NAPNPFGAETMIRVDLPQPRHVELTIYDIQGRSVATILDEEMIAGTHEVAWDGRGGGGEPLASGIYFCILRTEGYRQAIRMMLAH; from the coding sequence AGAACGCTCCCAATCCGTTCGGAGCCGAGACCATGATCCGGGTCGACCTGCCGCAGCCGAGGCATGTCGAGTTGACGATCTACGATATTCAGGGTCGATCTGTTGCGACCATCCTGGATGAGGAGATGATCGCCGGCACGCACGAGGTTGCTTGGGACGGCCGCGGTGGCGGCGGGGAGCCGCTCGCCTCGGGGATCTACTTCTGCATTCTGAGGACGGAAGGCTACAGGCAGGCCATTCGAATGATGCTCGCCCACTGA
- a CDS encoding sigma-70 family RNA polymerase sigma factor: MVPGTSASAARGREEELRLIRAARDGDGTAYGRLVTPLLPALHDFIRHELRSRPDLEPDDVLQTALLTGWKALERYLEQYSFRSYIFGIARQTAFRFTHDIPVEVTIDWGEEGGRPVGEPPPSTYEEIDDRLAPIVGTKRFRRPDAGVEPLGVFREMLEAMLWYGGYPHQQVAFGYSIVLWGKRKEERRARGASAARLRGLEEEVLDRASEKVPITGDPDRVVRELSDAALRESTAEFRSELEGRDYLREDALDTVFEPLDYRLGLKGQALFARDQTSAEAFRHLRDSLIARTVLKEYFGKDPRKSIADWTNTVKRRTREAFLGELDPSRSPLPWPEGHENRRSAP; encoded by the coding sequence GTGGTTCCAGGAACCTCAGCCTCGGCGGCGCGCGGCCGCGAAGAAGAGCTGCGGCTCATCCGCGCCGCGCGCGACGGGGATGGGACCGCCTACGGCCGCCTCGTGACACCTCTCCTGCCTGCGCTGCATGACTTCATCCGGCACGAGCTCCGGTCCCGTCCCGATCTGGAGCCGGACGATGTTCTACAAACCGCACTCCTCACAGGCTGGAAGGCGCTCGAGCGCTACCTCGAGCAGTATTCGTTTCGCAGCTACATCTTCGGCATCGCGCGCCAGACAGCCTTTCGATTCACCCACGACATCCCGGTGGAAGTGACGATCGACTGGGGAGAGGAGGGCGGGAGACCCGTCGGCGAGCCTCCGCCGTCGACCTATGAGGAGATCGACGATCGCCTGGCTCCCATCGTGGGCACGAAGCGCTTCCGCCGACCCGACGCGGGCGTCGAGCCCCTTGGGGTGTTCCGCGAGATGCTCGAGGCGATGCTCTGGTACGGCGGCTATCCCCACCAGCAGGTCGCCTTCGGCTACAGCATCGTTCTCTGGGGCAAGCGGAAGGAGGAGCGGAGAGCCAGAGGCGCGAGCGCGGCGAGACTCCGCGGCCTCGAGGAGGAAGTCCTGGATCGCGCTTCGGAGAAGGTCCCGATCACGGGAGATCCGGACCGGGTCGTGCGGGAGCTCTCCGACGCGGCATTGCGGGAGTCGACCGCGGAGTTCCGGTCGGAGCTGGAGGGGCGGGATTACCTGCGGGAGGATGCCCTCGACACGGTTTTCGAGCCGCTTGATTACCGCCTGGGCCTCAAGGGACAGGCTCTTTTCGCGCGCGATCAGACCTCGGCGGAGGCCTTCAGGCATCTCCGGGACAGCCTCATTGCCCGGACGGTTCTCAAGGAGTACTTCGGCAAGGATCCCCGCAAGTCGATCGCCGACTGGACCAACACGGTGAAGCGCCGAACCCGGGAGGCGTTCCTGGGCGAGCTGGACCCGTCCCGCTCGCCGCTCCCCTGGCCCGAGGGTCACGAGAACCGGCGCTCGGCGCCGTAG